The genomic stretch ATGGAATCGATGATTCGTTTTGACTGAAAATCTGAAGCCCGATCTCCAATTTTATATTCTGTTTTCCCGGGGAAAAGAATTGAAGGATATTGACGCTTGAAATTGATGAACTGGACCTGGTGGTCTTTACTCAATTCCTCGTAAATTAGTGCACTTAGATCGGATATACCCCCGCGATACGGCGGACCAACGCTGATTAAAGAGAGTCGCACAGAAAATTAAGATCAGTCATCACCGCGGATGACAGGATTCTCCTTATGGAGTGAGCTGGTTATGAGCTCACCCAAGAGCCCCATGGAAATAAACTGGCCTCCGATAATGGAGAGTAGCATGCCAATGTAAAAAATTGGACGACCTCCAATCCATTGCCCAGTCCCGAATAAATACTGGCGAAACCACTGAAAACTCAGGAAAGCAAGAATCGCCATTCCCAGGACAAGCAATAACATTCCTGCCAATCCAAAGAAATGCATGGGTTTACGCATGTATGTACCCAGGAACATGACTGTAAACAAATCCAGATACCCGGTAAATAGCCGTTTTATTCCGTATTTGGATTCACCGTATTTTCTAGCCCTGTGGGAAACCACTTTTTCTGTGCAAGTGAAACCTTTTTGCTTTGCCAGAACTGGAATGTAGCGATGCATCTCTCCATAGAGTTCAATATTTTTAACCACTTTGCGGGTATAAGCCTTAAGCCCACAATTAAAGTCGTGAATGGGGATACCCGAGAGGGTTGAAACTGTAAAATTATATAGTTTGGAGGGCCACCTCTTTCCAATGGGATCGTGACGGACTTTTTTCCAACCGGACACCATATCCCAACCAGAATCGAGGATGGCGATGAGCTCCAGAACTTCGTTTGGATCGTCTTGCAGGTCAGCATCCATGGTAATCACATAATCACCTTCACATTTTTGAAACCCCGTGTTTAAAGCCGTGGCTTTTCCATGATTTCGCTGAAATCCAATAGTTTTTACTCTGGGGTCTTGACTGCTAAGTTCGTGCATGATTTGGAGCGATTTGTCCTGACTGCCATCATCAATAAACAATATCTCAAATTCATGAGTTGATGGTTCCAGCGCTTCCCTGATTTGCTTATACAGTTCAACGAGTGATTCTTCTTCATTGTAAACGGGAATAACCAGGCTGATTAAACTCAATGTGCTTTCCTTCTGGTAATCATTTCTTCAATATTTGGAACATCATTTTTGTGTTTAAGTTCCCGACTCTCACTCATTTTAGCTTATCGGCACGCATATAGTAGATATAAGCCTCATTCGACTTTCCAAGATACTCTAAAACGTCTCCCATATGCATTAAAACCTCTGCATTGTCAGGGTTGATGGTGAGGGACCGATCAATGAATTCGCGGGCAAGTTGAACGTGGCCCAGTTTAAAATAGATCCAGCCTGCTGTATCCAGGTAGGGAGCATTATCGGGTTGGAGCACGAGTGCCCGTTCGACAAATTCAGCAGCATGCCTCAAGGTGTCTTCACCGACCTCCCCCTCTGTTATCAAATATGCATAATTGTTCAGGGCTAGATCATCCTCCGGATTGATTTCGATCAGTTGAAGATAGGTCTGGAGCACCTCTTCTCGACGACCGAAAAGCTCAAGTGTATTGGCAATTAAGTGGAGGGTTTGCTGATCGCCAGGTCTAAGCTTTAACGCAGCTCTCTGTGCATCGAGGGCAGCCTGGTAGTTTACAGAATCACCATAAGTTACTGCTATGTCATGCATGATGCTTCCCATAAGTCGGTGCAAAAAGAAATCTTCTGGAAAAGCCGGGAGGTAATTGGCCAAAACTTCACGAGCTTGTTGAACATCATCCACATCCAGATAGGTCCATACCAACATGGACACTGCATTTGCCAATTCAGGTTTGATTTCAATAATTTCGGAAAGCAGTGAACGAGCAGTTGTAGACTCCCCTGCATCGATTAATAGTTGGCTCAGTTTCAATTTCAATTCCCAGGCGTCAGGATACTCATCTACGACATCGGTGAGATAATCAATGGCTGCCATTTCACCATGCATGACCTTAACCAAATCGGTTTTCATGCTTTGCAGGTCCATTGAATAGGGAGCGACGTCTATGAGCGAATCCATGAGGGCTTCAGCCTCAAAGAATTGATTCATACCCAGGAATAATCTGATTTGTCGACCCACCAGATCCGTTTTTGTCGGCATCCGTTTTATCAGTTTGCTGTATAACTCAGTGATTTTGCCATAGTCATTAGCCGCAAGGAAAATGGATTCGGCTCGTTGCAAGGCAGCAATACGATCCGTATCCAATTCCCAGAGGCGGATGAGAAATTCTGCCTCACGGATGGAATCACCTAGCACATGATAAATCTGAGCTGATTGAAGAATTGCATAATCATTGTTGTACTCAATGTCGAGGATACGTTCAAAGTAACCCAGTGCCAGATCATGCTCCTTGTTCAGCTGGGATATCTCCCCCAATAATTCCAGGGCTTCAAGATTTCGAGGATCATATTTAATTACGTTAAGTAGAGAGGCATGGGCTAATTCCTTCTGTTTGGTCTGGAGATAAAGCTTGGCCAGTGAAAAATGAATATCAACCGCTCTGGGATCATAGCTGATGGCTCTTTTATATGCCATGATAGCCTGATCATATTTTCCAGCAGCTTCCAGATCAATTCCGTCCATGAAGGCATCAATGGCACGAGTATCATAGGTCTTGGGAGAATCATCACCGAAGAGAGATGAAATCAGCATAAATACGATTATCGTTACGATTCTGCCCATGGTCCGTTTTCGCATAATTCTAAAGGCTTTCAACTCCTTTAAGTTCAGATGGTTCGGCAGGAAGGAGTTTACCATAGAATTTTAGTATGAGAAACAGTGCCGTTATGCTGAAGGCATAAAGGATGATACCGGTCAAATAACCTGCACCTGGGATTAAACCAATTGGGAGAAAGCCAAATAAAATGGCTACGCCACCCACAACAAGAGCATATGGAAGTTGAGTTTGAACGTGGTCAACATTGTCTGCACCACTTGCCAGGGATGAGAGGATGGTTGTATCAGAAATCGGTGAACAATGGTCCCCAAAGGTTGCCCCACTAATGATGGCAGAAAATGTGGCCCAGAACATCACGTTATGAACATCCCCAGTCAATTGTACAGATAAAGGCACAATGAGAGGAATCAGTATGGACATGGTTCCATAGGATGTGCCCGTTGCAAAACTAATCAAAGCCGCAATAATAAAAGTGAGGGCAGGAAGTACTCCAGGGGAAATAAAGTCACGTGTGTAGTGAACAATAAAATCGGCGGTGTGAATATCAGTACACACGTTACCCAGGCTCCAGGCCAGGATAAGGATTATAACGGCCAGAAACATGGTTCTTGCCCCCTCAAACCAGCTTTCCAAAGCTGCCCTCAAGGTGAGAAGCTTTTGTCCCATGGCCATTGCAATAGCTACAAAGGTTGCGATGTAGCTGCCCCACAACAGGGCCTGACTTGAATTTGTGTTGTCCATGATTACCAGGATCTTTTGCAGGAAGCTTTGATTATCCGAAAATGTACCAGGCATACCTGTTATTACCATGCCAACCATGGTCATCACAATGACGATGAAGACTGGGATAACTGCATTGTACCAACGATGCGGAATACCCTCAGGCATGGCATTCCTTAGCAGTGAATCATCTGAAAGCGGATGTGCTCCAGGACGTAAAATTTCTCCAGTTGTAATGGCCCGTTTTTCAGCTTCGTACATGGGACCAAACTCTCGATTGGAGAGCGCGTTCATGAAGACGAATATGATGGCCAGGACTGCATAATAGCTGAAGGGGATAGACAATAAAAAGATAAGATAAGCATTTGTATGAATACCCAAGATTTGCAGCTGACCATCCAAGAGGGACATGGCGAAAACAATCCAGGTACTAATTATGCCAATACTGGCCACCGGTGCTGCTGTGGAATCGACAATGTAGCTTAATTTTTCTCGGCTGATACGCAGTTTGTCGGTAAAGGGTCTCATGGTATTTCCCACAAGAAGACTGTTGGCATAGTCATCAAAAAAGATGAACAATCCCATTGAAGCGGTGGCGACCTGGCCACGGATTCTGGTCTTGGCAAATTTTGCTGCGATAGCCACAATGCCAGCCAGGCCTCCGTTGCGTTGGACAATTCCAATAAGTCCGCCAAAGCCAAAGGTGAAAAGTAAAATCGTCGCGTGACCAGAGTCGGCAAGATTATTGACGATATACCCATCTAGAGAGCTTAGAAAGCCTTTGATGGGATTGTAGCTCATCATAATAGTCACACCTACCCAGATACCGGCGAACAGTGAGATCAGCATTTCTTTGGTTAACAGGGCCAGGACAATGGCCAAGAGTGGGGGCAATAGACTCAACCAGCCAGGAATTGACGATACGTCCTGCCTCTCAATGCCACCATCATTAAGAGCGTATTCCAGAACCGTACTTCCCTGAATTTTTACATCTGCTTCACCCATGGCACTGGTGATCTTAAAAGAGCTTCCTGAAAGATCCCTGATGATAACGGGATGCTCAGGGCTGGCTTCGGTAAAGCCTTCCCAATTGATTTCAAAAGGTACATTTGATAAAATGATTGGGGGCAGATCAATCGTTTGGGCAGATGCAGGTTCGCCAAAAACAATAAAGATAGAAACGAGACTGAGAATCAGCTTACCCGGTTTCAAGCGCGTGATTTTGGCACCATACCTTTCTCGTATTTGACAACTTGATCTCCGCCTCGACGCTTGGCTGTGTACATGGCAGCATCAGCTGACTGGATTAAATCCTGCATGGTTTCGCCGTCTCGTGGGAACTCTGAAAGGCCAATACTGATTCTATTTTCAATATTTGTTTCGTTCATTTCGAATTGGTGTTCACGAACAGCTGTACAAATTCTTTTGGCACTGGCCATACAGGCGGATGCGTCAGCATTCACCATAATAACTACAAACTCCTCGCCACCATAACGGCCAGGGATATCACTGGTACGAATTGAATCTCGTATAATTTGTGAAATTTCTTTGAGAACGAAATCACCAACGAGATGTCCATAGGTATCATTGACCAATTTGAATTTGTCCAGATCCAGGAATAAGACAACCAAAGAATTTTGATAGCGACCGGCACGGGCCAATTCTTCCTCGAAGCGTTGTTTTAAAGCTCGGATATTGTAGAGATGGGTCAGTGTATCAATTGTCGCATAGTTATTGAGGCGCTCGTACAGGCTAAAGCGAGTCAGTGCAGCCCCCAGACTCTGACTGATCATCTCGAAGATACCCATTTCGCTCTGCTTGACTGGATATTCTTTCGATGACTCGAGAACCAGCACACCTGGTCCATTTTTAACTTTCACCAGGGGAAAGCCAATCACCTGACTATATGGGTATTCCTCAAAATCTCCAGTTCTGTATATGCCTTCTGGAGCCGCATCGCTACTTTGCTTATAAATGAAGTGGTGGCCGGTGAGAATAGTTTTACTCACGAGGGAATTGTAAACAGGATAACTCATCCCCTGTTGTAAGCCTGTCTCATCTCCTTCAATTGAATCTATCATGAAATATTCGGGTGTATTTTCTGGATGGAGGACGAGCACAGCTCGATCAAAATTAAGAAAATATTTTCCAAACCGAGTTATCTCAAACAAAAAATCTGTCTTAGTCGCTGCCACATTTAGATGGGTGTTTACTTCAAGCATGATAGATAGGTGATCTGATCGGTCCTTGTAACTCTCCAACAGATTTGATGTAATCGAGTTACTGGTGATGCTAGCGGCCACTTCGTCGAAGACCTCCAGGTTAATCATATCTCGATCAAATTCTGCTGGGAAAATGGAAAGTAAAAATCCATCTATACTTTCGGGCTCACCCAGGGGGGATAGAACTGAGTATTCTGCCCAATCCGCTGGCTCAGTTGAAAACATGGCGGCATTTTCCTGATTGAGAATAAACTTACTAGTAATTTCTTTTGTGGCCGTCATCTCCACAATGGCTGGGACATCAGAAGGTATAGACTCGAACAAGTGGGCTTTGTTAGTAGGTAGATCCTGAAGATCAAATTCAGGTCCATCGTTCTTTACGAACAAATAGACATTTGCATCTGGATAAATGCGGTAGAGTATATTGAGCAGGTGGCGGATTTGGGACTTAAAGAATGGCTTCGCATCTATATTCGCTAAATCAATATCTGTGAGCGCCATGATCGAACCTTTCCCTGCTGGACTTCATCGAAATTTTCCTCGAGAAGATATCTATTTCAGAAATTCTTTAGAATACGTCATTTCAGACGATTTACGCCATAGACTTAAAGTTAAAAGTTAAGAGTACCAAAATCAATTGATACTCCTCTTCTAGCAAGGATAAAATAAGATTTTATCTAGAGGGATTTTGTGGGGCTAAAGTTTATTTCTTTCCACTGACCAATTGCATTGATTGGTTATTGGAATTAATCGTTGAATTCTGAAGTGTTAGGGAGTCTGAAGAAGCGTTTGCAGAACTATCAGTCACTTCTGCCAGTGATTGAGAGGGTTGAGCTGGATTTATCTTTTCCCCAGCGAAATTTAATTGAACATCTGGTTTCATTGGAGATTTTGGATCTATCAAGACATTAATTCCAAGTGCCACTACCAAACCGGCTGCAAGGGCGTAACCCGCGACCCTTGAATATGAGGAGGCGTAAATTTTTTGCCAAACAGTTTCCTGATTAAGTGTATCGATCCGTGATAATAAGGTTGATGTAAATTCAGGTGAAGCTTTGAGGGTGCGAAGACTATGAAGTGTTTCAATAGCGTCGGTTAATTTTTCAAACATCTCCATGCAGGAGGAACATGAGGCTAGATGACTGTCTACCTTAGCTCTGATTTCAGATGGGAGCGAATTTTCCTGATATTCGGTGAACTGTTCACAAATAAATGTGCAATCTGTATTTTGCATGTCTAATCTTCCTCGATGTATGGTGCTCTAACAATAGCGTTTTTGGCTATAGGATTACTCCTTTAGGTAGCTCAATGTTTCCTGTAATTTCAAACGTGCTCTATTGACACGCGATTTGACAGTGCCCATTGGGATGTCGAGTATTGTACTGATGTCTTCGTAAGAAAGTTCCTGAATATCTCGTAAAATTACTATGGTTTTAAATGGCTCTGGGAGCGCATAAATAGCCCTCATTATTTCTTCCCCAGCATAACTATTAAAAACAATACCTTCTGTGTCCTTGCCAGGATCAACGGGGGTAAATTCATTGTCATCAAAGGACAGATCTGACATCGTATAAGTTTTACGACGTTTACGTTTTCTTAGTTCAGAGCGGGCCAGATTTCCAGCTATTGTATAGATCCATGTAGAGAATTTTGCGATTTCACGGTAGGCATGTTTATTCTTGTAAACTTTTAAAAATGTTTCCTGAACCATGTCTTCTGCATCAGTCATATCATGGAGAAATCGATATACAAAGTTTACCAGACGATCCTTATAACGATCAACTAACTCGACAAAGGCATTCTCATTCCCAGCTTGAAACTCTGCAATAAGTTGCTCGTCTGTTTTTATTGGCTTTTCACTCATTCCTTACACAACCTTTGACACCCATTCAGTAAAAGCAGTTAGCGTATCCATGGAACCCAATCTAAACTTCAAGTCCAGATTTGCCAGCTCGCGTGTGGCATCCTGTAATTCTTCAAGCGTATAATTTTTTGAAACTGAACCCAATTTGTTTAAAAAATACCCTGATGTCGCACCCTGGCTGATAGTTTTACGGGCTTCAGGTGATTCTCTAAGGGCCATGAGTTGGATAAGACAGTTGTAGAGGAGGGAGACCAGATAAGGAAGACCTTCCTTCCCCTGATGGTCAATTTCTACCAATGTCTGAATGGCCACCTGACGATCGCGATTAAAAATGGCGTCAATAAATTGTGATGCATGTGCATTTTCAATATCCCCGGCCACCTGGTCTATTACTTCTCGACCGATGGGTACAGAAACATCATCGAGGTAGAGCGTCATTTTTTCAAGCTCATTATCGATGATGGCTAACTCACCACTGCTCAACTCTATCAAGCGATAAATTCCAGCTTCGTCTATATTGAGATCGCGCGAAGTGGCCATTTTCCCAACGAGTCCCGGCAGCTGGGAGGATTCCGGGCTGGTCATGGAAACGACTTGAGCAACCCCCTGGATAGCGTCAAGCCATTTTGCCCTTCTAAAATCACTGACAGAGTAATGGGCAAGTACAACGGTATCCTCAGGCAAATTTCCCAGCATTTCAGCTAATTTGGTTTTCACAGCGGTCCCTGCATCCTGAATTTCATGCAGCATGATGAGACTGGCTGATGAAAAGAGGCCTCCCCCGCCAAGCAAATTACTGACATCTGTTGCCAGCTTCAAATCTGCACCCCAGCGTTGAACCAGGCTGGCGTTTTCACCATAGCGTTGCTTGAAAGCAGCTCGAAATTCACTCAGGAATTTTCTATACAGATAATAGTCTGAACCCATGGCAAAATATAGACTACCTATTCTCCCCTTCTGGAGTTCCGAAATTGTCTGACTATAGCTTTGCTTTGGGGACATGGTTAAAAGAAAAACAATCCTATTACTGCAATGGTGAAACAATACCAGGCAAAATAATGAAACTTGCCGCTCTTTAACAATTGAAGCAGCCACTTCAGGCTAAATATTCCAACCACAAATGATATGACCAATCCAATGAGCAAAATTGAAACTTCATCTGATGATATGCCGACTTTCAACAGATCAAGGAACTCTAGGACTGTAGCTGCGATGATGAGTGGTAGTACCATGATAAAACTGAATCTTGCAGCCTGCTCCTGCTTAACCCCGAGTCCAAGAGCCATGGAAATAGTTGATCCTGAGCGTGAGATGCCCGGGACGAGCGCCAGAGCTTGAGCAAACCCGATAAGCAGGGCTTTTTTAAAATCAATTTGCTTGTCTGACTTCTTAAAATACTTGGTTGATAGCAGCATTGAGCCAGTAAATAAAAGCGCAAAACTGACCATGAAGGGTTGTGAGAATAATTCGCTGATCTGATCCCGTAATAAGAGACCAACTACACCGGCTGGTAGCATGGCAATGAGCATAAGTACAGCGGTCTTGAAATCATCATTGTTCTGATACTCTGTGGACCAACTACCTGGTTTAAGCAGACGCACAAAAAACACTTGGACCAGATGCACAATATCTTTCCAGAAGACGACCAGGACCGCCAGAAAAGTACCGAGGTGCACAACCAGTTCAAAAGCGATACTATTTCCAAAGGAATGGGAACCCAAGAGGGCTTCACCTAGAACCAGGTGACCAGAACTTGAAACTGGGAGAAATTCGGTTAGACCTTGTATGATGGCAAGGATTGCTGCGCTCAGGGGACTCATTGGTTTATTCCTATTACTGACATCATTCTTCCGGTGGTTCCAGCATCGCGACGATGGGAGTAAAAGAGGCTATCCTCTTTATAACTACAGTAAGGTAATGTCTCAATGTGATGGGCTGGTACACCCAATCGAATGGCTGTGTCTCTCAAGTAGGCATTGTTATCGAACAAATATCTATTCCTACCTTGTAAAGGTATTAAAAATTCTGCAGGAAATTTATCACTGAATTCCGGACCCACTTCAAAATTGTCCTGAGACAATCCTGGTCCAATAACCAGGTAGAGGGATTCCAATTCGGCCCCCATTTCAGTGTGCATTTTCTTCAATGTTTTCCCCAGAATATCAAGTTCAGAGCCCTGCCATCCAGAATGCACTGCTGCGACAAGAAGGTCTTTATCAGACCATATAAGAATGGGTGAGCAATCCGCTGTGAGGACCCGTAGATAAACGCCTGGTTGAGCAGTAATGAGAGCATCTTGACTGGCATATTCGCCAGGCTGATCAATAATTTTAACTCCGTCCCTACCTATCTGAAGGGGTTCAGCAAGTTGTGCTGGGTTGATTCCGAACTCCTTAAAAAACAATTGTCTATTTGCAGCAACGTTGGCTTCGCTATCACCACGGGATGTGGACATATTCAATCCTTTGAAAGGGTGTGGGCTCACTCCCCCAAGACGAGTCGAAAATCCCAGCGAGATGTGTGGGGATTGAGTGAGTATTTGAGGTTTAATAACCCTTATTCGATCTCCGATGTTGACTCCATATCAAGAATACCCGTATCAAGACTATCCATGGAGAAAAATCCGGAATTATCATAGTACCCTGTTAATTCAAATGAATTCTCAACATAATCCATGAGAAAGACCAGATCATTTTCACGCCGGGTTGCCCCGCCCCACTGTACTTGATGTACCAATCCTTCGTAAATGGGAGCGTTTATCATGACTTCCCAGAGCTTACTCCCAGAGCCTCCTGCATATTGAGCTGATTCAAGCAACATCCCCATAACATCATAGCCAAGATAATCGTATTGATCAGGTCGATGTTTAAAAATACGAACATACTCATCGGAGAAAGCAGGACTCATCTTCTGAAAACCAAGTCTATCCCCTGCCACGACGGTTAAATCCTTTATGTAGCTCGCATCCTTCTTCAAGGCATCTTTATCAAGCCAATTCTCATCACCAAGTATATGCGTAACCAGATTATTGCTGGCAAGTTGATAGAGTATATAGCGCATATTGCCTTCATGGATGGGGAAGAAAATTCCATCGATGTGGGACAATTTAACGCCTAAAGAGTCTCCGCGGGTAGGTCTTGATTTTTTGAAAATAGGATTTAGTTGTTCCTCATAAATGTTTATTGAATCTCCCTCAGTAAGCATTCCAATGAGCAAGGAGTC from Candidatus Neomarinimicrobiota bacterium encodes the following:
- a CDS encoding sigma-70 family RNA polymerase sigma factor — its product is MSEKPIKTDEQLIAEFQAGNENAFVELVDRYKDRLVNFVYRFLHDMTDAEDMVQETFLKVYKNKHAYREIAKFSTWIYTIAGNLARSELRKRKRRKTYTMSDLSFDDNEFTPVDPGKDTEGIVFNSYAGEEIMRAIYALPEPFKTIVILRDIQELSYEDISTILDIPMGTVKSRVNRARLKLQETLSYLKE
- a CDS encoding sensor domain-containing diguanylate cyclase, with protein sequence MALTDIDLANIDAKPFFKSQIRHLLNILYRIYPDANVYLFVKNDGPEFDLQDLPTNKAHLFESIPSDVPAIVEMTATKEITSKFILNQENAAMFSTEPADWAEYSVLSPLGEPESIDGFLLSIFPAEFDRDMINLEVFDEVAASITSNSITSNLLESYKDRSDHLSIMLEVNTHLNVAATKTDFLFEITRFGKYFLNFDRAVLVLHPENTPEYFMIDSIEGDETGLQQGMSYPVYNSLVSKTILTGHHFIYKQSSDAAPEGIYRTGDFEEYPYSQVIGFPLVKVKNGPGVLVLESSKEYPVKQSEMGIFEMISQSLGAALTRFSLYERLNNYATIDTLTHLYNIRALKQRFEEELARAGRYQNSLVVLFLDLDKFKLVNDTYGHLVGDFVLKEISQIIRDSIRTSDIPGRYGGEEFVVIMVNADASACMASAKRICTAVREHQFEMNETNIENRISIGLSEFPRDGETMQDLIQSADAAMYTAKRRGGDQVVKYEKGMVPKSRA
- the pgeF gene encoding peptidoglycan editing factor PgeF, which codes for MSPHPFKGLNMSTSRGDSEANVAANRQLFFKEFGINPAQLAEPLQIGRDGVKIIDQPGEYASQDALITAQPGVYLRVLTADCSPILIWSDKDLLVAAVHSGWQGSELDILGKTLKKMHTEMGAELESLYLVIGPGLSQDNFEVGPEFSDKFPAEFLIPLQGRNRYLFDNNAYLRDTAIRLGVPAHHIETLPYCSYKEDSLFYSHRRDAGTTGRMMSVIGINQ
- a CDS encoding Na+/H+ antiporter NhaC family protein — encoded protein: MKPGKLILSLVSIFIVFGEPASAQTIDLPPIILSNVPFEINWEGFTEASPEHPVIIRDLSGSSFKITSAMGEADVKIQGSTVLEYALNDGGIERQDVSSIPGWLSLLPPLLAIVLALLTKEMLISLFAGIWVGVTIMMSYNPIKGFLSSLDGYIVNNLADSGHATILLFTFGFGGLIGIVQRNGGLAGIVAIAAKFAKTRIRGQVATASMGLFIFFDDYANSLLVGNTMRPFTDKLRISREKLSYIVDSTAAPVASIGIISTWIVFAMSLLDGQLQILGIHTNAYLIFLLSIPFSYYAVLAIIFVFMNALSNREFGPMYEAEKRAITTGEILRPGAHPLSDDSLLRNAMPEGIPHRWYNAVIPVFIVIVMTMVGMVITGMPGTFSDNQSFLQKILVIMDNTNSSQALLWGSYIATFVAIAMAMGQKLLTLRAALESWFEGARTMFLAVIILILAWSLGNVCTDIHTADFIVHYTRDFISPGVLPALTFIIAALISFATGTSYGTMSILIPLIVPLSVQLTGDVHNVMFWATFSAIISGATFGDHCSPISDTTILSSLASGADNVDHVQTQLPYALVVGGVAILFGFLPIGLIPGAGYLTGIILYAFSITALFLILKFYGKLLPAEPSELKGVESL
- a CDS encoding tetratricopeptide repeat protein; amino-acid sequence: MKAFRIMRKRTMGRIVTIIVFMLISSLFGDDSPKTYDTRAIDAFMDGIDLEAAGKYDQAIMAYKRAISYDPRAVDIHFSLAKLYLQTKQKELAHASLLNVIKYDPRNLEALELLGEISQLNKEHDLALGYFERILDIEYNNDYAILQSAQIYHVLGDSIREAEFLIRLWELDTDRIAALQRAESIFLAANDYGKITELYSKLIKRMPTKTDLVGRQIRLFLGMNQFFEAEALMDSLIDVAPYSMDLQSMKTDLVKVMHGEMAAIDYLTDVVDEYPDAWELKLKLSQLLIDAGESTTARSLLSEIIEIKPELANAVSMLVWTYLDVDDVQQAREVLANYLPAFPEDFFLHRLMGSIMHDIAVTYGDSVNYQAALDAQRAALKLRPGDQQTLHLIANTLELFGRREEVLQTYLQLIEINPEDDLALNNYAYLITEGEVGEDTLRHAAEFVERALVLQPDNAPYLDTAGWIYFKLGHVQLAREFIDRSLTINPDNAEVLMHMGDVLEYLGKSNEAYIYYMRADKLK
- the uppP gene encoding undecaprenyl-diphosphatase UppP, translated to MSPLSAAILAIIQGLTEFLPVSSSGHLVLGEALLGSHSFGNSIAFELVVHLGTFLAVLVVFWKDIVHLVQVFFVRLLKPGSWSTEYQNNDDFKTAVLMLIAMLPAGVVGLLLRDQISELFSQPFMVSFALLFTGSMLLSTKYFKKSDKQIDFKKALLIGFAQALALVPGISRSGSTISMALGLGVKQEQAARFSFIMVLPLIIAATVLEFLDLLKVGISSDEVSILLIGLVISFVVGIFSLKWLLQLLKSGKFHYFAWYCFTIAVIGLFFF
- a CDS encoding glycosyltransferase family 2 protein, which translates into the protein MSLISLVIPVYNEEESLVELYKQIREALEPSTHEFEILFIDDGSQDKSLQIMHELSSQDPRVKTIGFQRNHGKATALNTGFQKCEGDYVITMDADLQDDPNEVLELIAILDSGWDMVSGWKKVRHDPIGKRWPSKLYNFTVSTLSGIPIHDFNCGLKAYTRKVVKNIELYGEMHRYIPVLAKQKGFTCTEKVVSHRARKYGESKYGIKRLFTGYLDLFTVMFLGTYMRKPMHFFGLAGMLLLVLGMAILAFLSFQWFRQYLFGTGQWIGGRPIFYIGMLLSIIGGQFISMGLLGELITSSLHKENPVIRGDD